A single Thermosipho affectus DNA region contains:
- a CDS encoding glycosyltransferase family 4 protein, whose translation MVITLISSFILTLISIPFIRKIAFKYGIVDIPDNNLKNHEKATPYLGGMAFVLSFILTTPFSLFRKLYVISLSILGLYDDLKSLNPFFRMSFEIFVGLLVSLRFLTNPIEIVVATIFYAFLVNSINMMDGMDGICATTSAISTLGLIWTVAYPNDKYYLFALLGTLSAFLFYNFPPAKIFMGDLGSYTIGGILGISIISSFSKSITHTIASLIILAPFFVDTFSSIFRRILNGKSPFSGDRGHIYDKIFKVTQDKRKTILLMALISIIFCSLGIYYLYSKIISLILTIILTIALILRLKLLTYEG comes from the coding sequence TTGGTAATTACTTTAATCTCATCATTCATTTTAACGTTAATTTCCATTCCATTTATTAGAAAAATAGCCTTTAAATATGGAATAGTCGATATTCCAGACAACAATTTAAAAAATCATGAAAAAGCAACTCCATATCTCGGTGGAATGGCCTTTGTTCTTTCTTTCATCTTAACAACTCCATTTAGTCTGTTTAGAAAACTATACGTTATTTCCCTTAGCATTTTAGGTTTATACGATGATTTAAAATCATTAAACCCTTTTTTTAGAATGTCATTTGAAATTTTTGTTGGACTACTTGTCTCTTTAAGATTTTTGACAAATCCAATTGAAATCGTAGTTGCCACTATTTTTTACGCATTTTTAGTAAATTCCATCAATATGATGGATGGAATGGATGGTATATGTGCGACAACTTCCGCAATCTCCACTTTAGGATTAATTTGGACCGTTGCCTATCCAAACGATAAATACTACCTTTTTGCATTACTTGGGACATTATCTGCCTTTCTTTTTTATAATTTTCCACCTGCAAAGATATTCATGGGAGACCTTGGAAGTTATACAATAGGTGGAATTTTAGGAATCTCAATAATTTCTTCTTTTTCCAAAAGCATTACACATACAATCGCTTCATTAATAATACTTGCTCCATTTTTTGTTGACACTTTTTCAAGTATATTTAGGAGGATTTTAAACGGAAAATCTCCTTTTTCAGGCGACAGAGGACACATATACGATAAAATATTTAAAGTAACTCAAGATAAAAGAAAAACTATATTATTAATGGCATTAATAAGTATAATATTTTGCTCATTAGGAATATATTATCTATATTCAAAGATAATTTCTCTAATTTTGACAATTA